Proteins co-encoded in one Aquincola tertiaricarbonis genomic window:
- a CDS encoding helix-turn-helix domain-containing protein, whose protein sequence is MTKKHLEACVRESLEQYFRDLRGVEPHSVHEMILNAVEKPMLDVVMAHAQGNQSKAAEWLGINRNTLRRKLLEHKLIK, encoded by the coding sequence ATGACGAAAAAACACCTCGAAGCCTGCGTGCGCGAGAGCCTGGAGCAGTATTTCCGCGACCTGCGCGGCGTGGAGCCGCACTCGGTGCACGAGATGATCCTGAACGCCGTCGAGAAGCCCATGCTCGACGTGGTGATGGCGCATGCACAAGGCAACCAGAGCAAGGCCGCCGAGTGGCTCGGCATCAACCGCAACACCCTCCGGCGAAAGCTGCTCGAACACAAGCTCATCAAGTAA